The genomic interval CTTCGACGGGACCTCGCACGCCGAGCCACAGCTGACACCGACGCAGGTCAAGACCAAGGTGGACAAGCTGTACCAGGAGGCGGAGGTCGCGACCGAGAAGTACGACGGCGCGAAGGAGAAGGCGGACGCGGCCGAGAAGCAGCTGAACACCCTGCGGGACGAGGCGGCACGCAAGACGGAGAAGCTCAACTCGGCCCGGGACTCGCTGGGTTATGTCGCCGCCGCGCAGTACCGCGGCGGCGGGATCGACCCCGCGGTGCAGCTCATGCTCTCCAGCAACCCCGAACGGTATCTGGACGGCACCGAGTTCGCCGACCGCATGGGCCATCGGCAGACGGCGGCCGTCGAGCTCGTACGGCAACAGCTGCGGGAGATCGAGCAGTTGCGCGGCGCCGCCCACATCGAGCTGACCTCGCTGAAGTCGCGGCAGGCGGAGCTGGGGAAGCAGAAGAAAACCATCAACGGCAAGCTGGACCAGGCACGCCGGCTGCTGTCCGGCCTGACCCCGCAGCAGCGGGCGCAGGTCGGCGACGCGGGTGGTACCGGCCGCGCGTCACGGTCGTCGACCACGGCCCGGGGCGCGCTGGCCGCGCCCGGTTCCTCCGCCGCCAGGGCCGACGCCCCCAACTCCCGTGCGGCAGCGGCCGTTTCCTACGCCTACCAGAAGCTCGGCAGCCCCTACGTCTGGGGGGCGACCGGCCCCAACGCCTTCGACTGCTCGGGCCTCGTGCAGGCCGCGTACAGCTCCGCCGGGGTCTCCCTGCCCCGCACGACCTACGCCCAGATCAACGCCGGCCAACGGGTCTCCCGGTCCGAACTGCGCCCCGGCGACCTGGTGTTCTTCTACTCGGGCATCAGTCACGTCGGCATCTACGTCGGCGACGGCCAGATGATCCACGCCCCGAACCCGACGGCGCCGGTGCGACTGGCGCCGATCGACGAGATGCCGTTCGCGGGGGCGACCCGGGTGGTGTGAATCCCCGGGGTATCCCTCAGGGGCCCCGGGTGAACTCCCTTACGGGTCACACCAGTCGACGTGCCGTCGCCCAGCGCGTCAGCTCGTGCCGGTTGGACAGCTGGAGCTTCCTCAGTACCGCCGAGACATGGGACTCGACCGTCTTCACCGAGATGAACAGCTGCTTGGCGATCTCCTTGTAGGCGTAGCCGCGCGCGATGAGGCGGAGCACCTCGCGCTCGCGCTGGGTGAGGCGGTCGAGGTCCTCGTCGACCGGCGGGGCGTCGGTCGACGCGAAGGCGTCGAGGACGAAGCCGGCCAGGCGGGGCGAGAAGACCGCGTCGCCCTCCTGGACCCGGAAGATGGAGTTGACGAGGTCCGTGCCGGTGATCGTCTTGGTGACGTAGCCGCGCGCACCGCCGCGGATCACCCCGATCACGTCCTCCGCCGC from Streptomyces sp. NBC_01288 carries:
- a CDS encoding response regulator transcription factor, with protein sequence MSDATETNEPAEPTGGSAGGRHVRVVLVDDHRMFRTGVQAEIGRTEETGVEVVGEAADVDQAVTVITATRPEVVLLDVHLPGGGGVEVLRRCAPLMSDAEQPVRFLALSVSDAAEDVIGVIRGGARGYVTKTITGTDLVNSIFRVQEGDAVFSPRLAGFVLDAFASTDAPPVDEDLDRLTQREREVLRLIARGYAYKEIAKQLFISVKTVESHVSAVLRKLQLSNRHELTRWATARRLV
- a CDS encoding C40 family peptidase — translated: MAAHRKPRQRSLSGNTARTAATIALAGAATATGFDGTSHAEPQLTPTQVKTKVDKLYQEAEVATEKYDGAKEKADAAEKQLNTLRDEAARKTEKLNSARDSLGYVAAAQYRGGGIDPAVQLMLSSNPERYLDGTEFADRMGHRQTAAVELVRQQLREIEQLRGAAHIELTSLKSRQAELGKQKKTINGKLDQARRLLSGLTPQQRAQVGDAGGTGRASRSSTTARGALAAPGSSAARADAPNSRAAAAVSYAYQKLGSPYVWGATGPNAFDCSGLVQAAYSSAGVSLPRTTYAQINAGQRVSRSELRPGDLVFFYSGISHVGIYVGDGQMIHAPNPTAPVRLAPIDEMPFAGATRVV